The following proteins are co-located in the Pseudomonadota bacterium genome:
- a CDS encoding FGGY family carbohydrate kinase, protein MNATLNATLLGLDIGSSSVKGALLNAETGEVIARATSPGTELPITAANPGWAEQHPDLWWEHVTHVIREIGQETSLAGLKGIGIGYQMHGLVLLDAALQPLRPSIIWCDSRAVALGEEAWEKLGKDWCLQNLLNSPGNFTASKLAWVKQNEPKIFEKIRYMMLPGDYVALRLTGEAMTSLSGLSEGIMWNFRQSRLATELLDYYGIPKEFVPKSSPSFGMQGSVRNEVARELGLPLNVPVTYRAGDQPNNAFALKVLNPGEVGANAGTSGVVYGIADKPCIDPQSRINTFLHVNHTAQNPRLGVLLCVNGAGALSRWIKVNFTKDYINLDREASASPIGARGLSFLPFGNGAERTLNNKSLGASLHGIELNIHTAGDVYRSAMEGIAASLSYGVEIMRDMGITVNSLRAGYGNMFRSQIFSQALASMVDAPIDLIDTDGAEGAARGAGLGAAVFKSVEDAYRGMKTKGTIVPSAHSEYKEVFSRWRSVLTRETES, encoded by the coding sequence ATGAACGCTACCCTGAACGCTACCCTGTTAGGCCTAGATATCGGCAGCTCCTCGGTCAAGGGTGCTCTGCTTAATGCTGAAACGGGCGAAGTTATCGCGCGCGCAACATCCCCAGGAACGGAGCTCCCCATCACTGCCGCTAATCCGGGCTGGGCTGAGCAGCATCCGGACCTCTGGTGGGAGCATGTCACTCATGTAATCCGTGAGATCGGGCAAGAGACCTCCCTAGCTGGGCTTAAAGGGATCGGAATCGGATATCAGATGCATGGCTTGGTGCTACTTGATGCCGCGCTGCAGCCCCTTAGACCATCCATAATCTGGTGTGATAGTCGTGCCGTAGCTCTCGGTGAAGAGGCTTGGGAGAAACTTGGCAAGGATTGGTGCCTACAGAATCTTCTTAATTCTCCGGGGAATTTCACCGCCTCTAAACTAGCCTGGGTTAAACAGAACGAGCCAAAGATCTTTGAAAAGATACGATACATGATGTTGCCCGGAGATTATGTGGCGCTGCGCCTAACCGGAGAGGCAATGACCTCGCTCTCAGGTCTCTCTGAGGGGATAATGTGGAATTTTCGTCAATCTCGGCTGGCTACCGAGCTGTTAGATTACTACGGCATTCCAAAGGAGTTCGTTCCAAAAAGTTCGCCATCTTTCGGTATGCAGGGGAGCGTGCGTAATGAGGTGGCGCGTGAGTTGGGCCTACCTTTAAATGTACCTGTTACCTATCGCGCCGGCGATCAACCAAATAACGCCTTCGCCTTAAAGGTTCTTAATCCGGGTGAGGTTGGCGCTAATGCCGGAACCTCCGGAGTTGTCTACGGTATCGCAGATAAGCCGTGCATCGATCCACAATCAAGGATTAATACCTTTCTACACGTCAATCATACCGCTCAAAATCCACGTCTCGGTGTTTTGCTTTGTGTTAACGGTGCAGGCGCGCTTTCACGTTGGATTAAGGTTAACTTTACTAAAGATTATATCAATCTTGATCGTGAAGCCTCTGCTTCACCGATCGGAGCGCGTGGTCTCTCATTCTTGCCGTTTGGAAATGGCGCAGAACGTACCCTAAACAACAAGAGCCTCGGTGCCTCCCTGCACGGTATTGAACTTAATATTCATACTGCGGGTGATGTCTATCGTTCAGCTATGGAGGGGATCGCTGCCTCGCTATCTTACGGTGTTGAGATTATGCGTGACATGGGAATCACGGTTAATTCGCTACGCGCGGGATATGGTAATATGTTTAGAAGCCAGATCTTCTCTCAGGCGCTCGCTTCGATGGTGGATGCTCCGATAGATCTGATTGATACCGATGGAGCTGAGGGCGCCGCACGGGGAGCCGGTCTTGGCGCCGCTGTTTTTAAATCCGTAGAGGACGCCTATAGAGGTATGAAGACAAAGGGAACCATTGTGCCCTCTGCGCACTCCGAGTACAAAGAGGTCTTCTCACGTTGGCGATCAGTTTTAACTCGCGAAACAGAATCTTAA
- the xylA gene encoding xylose isomerase encodes MTEHFEVPVVQFEGPDSKNPLAFRHYNPSEVVEGKTMKDHLRFAVAWWHTMRGTGGDPFGPGCAVRPWEDGSDSLEMALKRVDVAFEFMSKLGVPYYCFHDRDVAPEGKDLSETNKNLDAVVKKLKEAQARTGIKLLWGTANLFTNKRFVHGASTSCNADVFAYAAAQVKKALEVTKELGGTNYVFWGGREGYHTLYNTNLRREFDHLAKFLHMAVEHKKKIGLDAQFLIEPKPREPTTHQYDSDCAACMAFLKTYGLDKEFKFNIETNHATLAGHSMYHELTYASSYGMLGSVDANRGDELIGWDTDQFPTNIYTTAQAMLVILENGGLGRGGLNFDAKVRRESFEPIDLFYAHIGAMDAFAQGLKIAAAIRKDGILKEMLQKRYSSWDAGVGIDIEEGTANFETLERYMLQKGEVAANVSGRQEMLENIVNRYIR; translated from the coding sequence ATGACTGAGCATTTTGAGGTCCCAGTAGTACAATTCGAAGGTCCAGACTCAAAAAACCCCCTTGCTTTCAGACACTACAATCCAAGCGAGGTCGTAGAGGGCAAGACGATGAAGGATCATCTCCGTTTTGCAGTTGCTTGGTGGCACACCATGCGCGGAACAGGCGGCGATCCGTTCGGCCCAGGTTGCGCAGTTCGCCCTTGGGAGGATGGCTCTGATTCATTAGAGATGGCGCTTAAGCGCGTTGATGTCGCATTTGAGTTCATGTCTAAGCTTGGTGTTCCTTATTACTGTTTTCATGATCGAGATGTAGCGCCTGAGGGCAAGGATCTCTCAGAGACCAATAAAAATCTCGATGCCGTAGTAAAGAAGCTTAAGGAGGCCCAAGCTAGAACCGGTATTAAACTCCTCTGGGGCACCGCTAATCTATTCACAAATAAGCGCTTCGTGCATGGGGCCTCTACTAGTTGTAACGCCGATGTATTTGCCTACGCTGCAGCGCAGGTTAAGAAAGCCCTGGAGGTAACTAAGGAGCTTGGTGGAACTAACTACGTGTTCTGGGGCGGCCGAGAGGGGTATCACACCCTTTACAACACCAACCTACGTAGGGAATTTGATCACTTAGCAAAGTTTCTACATATGGCGGTTGAGCATAAAAAGAAGATCGGCCTGGATGCTCAGTTCCTGATCGAACCTAAGCCAAGAGAGCCGACAACTCATCAATACGACAGCGACTGCGCTGCCTGTATGGCGTTCCTTAAGACCTACGGTTTAGATAAGGAATTTAAGTTCAATATCGAAACTAATCACGCCACCCTGGCCGGACACTCGATGTACCATGAGCTTACTTACGCCAGCAGCTACGGCATGCTTGGCTCAGTCGATGCGAATCGTGGGGACGAGTTAATCGGTTGGGACACTGATCAGTTCCCAACTAATATCTATACCACCGCACAGGCGATGTTGGTCATTCTTGAGAATGGAGGACTTGGGCGAGGAGGGTTAAACTTCGATGCTAAGGTTCGCCGCGAGAGCTTTGAGCCGATAGATCTATTCTATGCCCATATTGGTGCGATGGATGCCTTTGCGCAGGGGTTAAAGATAGCTGCTGCGATTCGAAAAGACGGCATCCTTAAAGAGATGCTTCAGAAGCGCTATAGCTCTTGGGATGCCGGAGTTGGCATCGACATAGAGGAGGGCACCGCTAACTTTGAGACCCTTGAGCGCTATATGCTTCAGAAGGGAGAAGTTGCTGCGAACGTCTCAGGTCGACAGGAGATGCTGGAGAATATCGTTAATCGATATATTCGGTAG
- a CDS encoding response regulator, with product MKTVLIIDDNHDYRETFREILEDNEVEVFESDCPDSAYELLSTIDPPDLIICDLHMPFTHKEDAGEYPISRDVGIKTAQELAWVYPNTSVIALTASDPSEMKQVKSDLAPIPAYPKPLHYKELVELIHCLLLCKDFGGLQ from the coding sequence ATGAAAACAGTTCTTATTATTGATGATAATCACGACTATCGTGAGACCTTCCGAGAGATCCTCGAGGACAACGAGGTGGAGGTCTTCGAATCCGATTGCCCAGACTCGGCATACGAGCTGCTGAGTACGATAGATCCCCCTGATCTAATCATATGCGATCTGCATATGCCGTTTACACACAAAGAGGATGCAGGTGAGTACCCGATCTCCAGAGACGTAGGGATCAAAACAGCACAGGAGCTTGCTTGGGTATACCCCAACACCTCAGTTATTGCGTTGACCGCATCAGATCCAAGCGAGATGAAGCAGGTAAAGAGCGACCTTGCACCGATCCCAGCATACCCAAAACCTTTGCACTATAAAGAGCTGGTTGAGCTGATACACTGCTTGCTACTCTGCAAGGATTTTGGCGGCCTGCAGTAA